A genomic window from Peromyscus maniculatus bairdii isolate BWxNUB_F1_BW_parent chromosome 1, HU_Pman_BW_mat_3.1, whole genome shotgun sequence includes:
- the LOC143272560 gene encoding vomeronasal type-2 receptor 116-like, translating into MAPKDTALALAMVSLVLHFNWNWVGLAISDDDQGLQFLSDLRGETEVQRVCLAFVIMIPVNMELYMSRPEVYNNQIETSPTNVVIIYGDTGSTLAVCFRMWESQGIQRIWVTTSQWDVTTSKRDFTLDSFHGTLAFEHHHAEISGFKNFVQTLNPSKYTDMFLAGLGWVYFSCEASTSNCKTLENCLLNVSRERLMLQSFDMAFSDDAYDIYNAAYAMAHALHEMVLQQVEKQKINTLRELDSDCSQLHQFLKNMHFVNPAGDVINMNQKEKLQAEYGIYHISNFPHGFGFKVKIGEFMRYFPHGQQLHLYEDMIEWATGTRQMPSAVCSVDCHPGFRKFQEEGMAACCFDCIPCRANEISNETDMDQCMKCPEDQYANAEQNHCLYKDVTFLAFDDPLGMTLSCMALGLSTFTVLVLGIFVKHQDTPIVKANNLTLSYILLISLIFCFLCSLLFIGHPNSATCILQQITYGVSFTVAVSTVLAKTITVVLAFKVTTPGQRMKWFLVSGAPTYIIPICIIIQILLCAFWLGVSPPSVEIDTYSEHGHIIIVCNKGSVTAFYSVLGYLGSLALGSFTVAFLARNLPDTFNEAKFLTFSMLLFCSVWVTFLPVYHSTKGKVMVAVEVFSILASSAGLLACIFVPKCYIILIRPERNSLQKLREKTFSRTHIS; encoded by the exons ATGGCCCCCAAGGACACAGCTCTGGCCCTGGCCATGGTCTCTTTGGTGCTTCATTTCAACTGGAACTGGGTTGGGCTGGCCATCTCAGATGATGACCAGGGTCTCCAATTTCTCTCAGATCTGAGAGGAGAAACTGAAGTCCAAAGAGTCTGCTTAGCCTTTGTGATCATGATCCCAGTCAACATGGAATTATACATGTCAAGACCTGAAGTGTATAACAACCAAATTGAGACATCACCCACAAATGTTGTTATCATTTATGGTGACACAGGCAGTACTCTAGCTGTGTGCTTTAGAATGTGGGAATCACAGGGTATACAGAGAATATGGGTCACCACCTCACAGTGGGATGTCACTACAAGTAAGCGAGACTTCACACTTGACTCATTCCATGGGACTCTTGCTTTTGAACACCACCATGCTGAGATTTCTGGTTTCAAAAATTTTGTTCAGACACTGAACCCTTCCAAATACACAGACATGTTCCTGGCAGGACTGGGGTGGGTGTACTTTAGCTGTGAAGCCTCAACTTCTAACTGTAAGACACTGGAGAACTGCTTATTGAACGTCTCACGTGAACGCTTAATGCTACAGAGTTTTGACATGGCCTTTAGTGATGATGCTTATGATATATACAATGCTGCGTATGCTATGGCCCATGCTCTCCATGAAATGGTTCTTCAACaagtagaaaaacagaaaatcaatacTCTAAGAGAACTGGATTCTGACTGCTCACAG CTTCACCAATTTCTGAAGAATATGCACTTTGTTAATCCTGCTGGAGATGTAATAAAtatgaatcagaaagaaaaactgcaagCCGAGTATGGCATTTACCACATTTCTAATTTCCCCCATGGTTTTGGATTTAAGGTGAAAATAGGAGAGTTTATGCGATATTTTCCACATGGTCAACAGCTCCATTTatatgaagatatgatagagTGGGCCACAGGAACTAGACAG ATGCCCTCTGCTGTGTGCAGTGTTGATTGTCACCCTGGATTCAGAAAATTCCAAGAAGAAGGAATGGCAgcctgctgttttgattgcattcCCTGCCGAGCAAAtgagatttccaatgagacag ATATGGATCAGTGCATGAAGTGTCCAGAGGACCAGTATGCCAATGCAGAGCAGAACCACTGCCTGTACAAAGATGTGACCTTTCTGGCCTTTGATGACCCCTTGGGGATGACTCTGTCCTGTATGGCCTTGGGTTTGTCTACATTCACCGTTCTGGTTCTTGGGATCTTTGTGAAGCACCAAGACACTCCCATTGTGAAGGCCAATAACCTCACTCTCAGCTacatcctgctcatctccctcatcttctgcttcctctgctccttgctcttcattggccatcCTAACTCAGCTACCTGTATCCTGCAGCAAATAACATATGGAGTTTCATTCActgtggctgtttccactgtgttggCCAAGACAATTACTGTGgttttggctttcaaagtcacTACTCCTGGACAAAGGATGAAGTGGTTCCTGGTGTCAGGGGCACCAACCTACATCATTCCCATCTGCATCATCATCCAAATTCTTCTGTGTGCATTCTGGCTGGGTGTATCTCCTCCCTCAGTTGAAATTGATACATACTCTGAGCATGGCCACATCATCATTGTGTGCAACAAGGGCTCAGTAACTGCTTTCTATTCTGTCTTAGGATACCTGGGCTCTCTGGCCCTGGGGAGTTTCACTGtggctttcttggccaggaatctccctgacacattcaatgaagccaaattCTTGACATTCAGCATGCTGTTGTTCTGTAGTGTCTGGGTCACttttctccctgtctaccacagcaccaagggcaaggtcatggtggctgtggaggtcttctccatcTTAGCCTCCAGTGCTGGCTTGCTGGCATGCATCTTTGTCCCCAAGTGCTACATAATTTTGATAAGACCAGAgagaaattctcttcaaaagttaAGGGAGAAAACATTTTCCCGGACTcacatttcataa